The DNA sequence TGAGGCTGATCTCGTGCGCGCCACCACTGGCCATGGTGAGCCTGCTGATGGTGATGTCGTAGCTGTAGGTGATCCGCAGTTGCTGCTCGGTCTCGAAGCCCACCAGCAGGATCACCGCCTCGCTGTTGGGGTAGCCGGGCGCATAGCTCTTCAGAATGGGCAGCCCCCGATACCACAGGCCGCCGATCATCCGGTGCCGCTCGATGTAGCCGCCCAGGTCCAGTTGGTCCCATTTGCCCTGCGCCTTGTAGTGTGTGGCCAGGGTCATGCGCGTTTTGCTGCGGTCGAAGCGCATGCCGTCAAGCGCGAAGAGGTAGCCCCCATGCAGACTGACCCGCATCGGCAGACGCGCGTCACGCTCGAGGAACAGGCTCTGGTTGGGCCGGTTGAGGTGGGTGAGTGAAATGCCGACCCAGTAGCGCTCGGAGAAGTACAGGCCGCCGGCCGCGAGGTCCAGGTAGCTGATCTGCTCCACCAAGCCGGTCTCGATGGTGCGTGGCGCGCCGTCGCGGATGATCTGGTCGGCGAAGAGGTAGCCACTGGGGTCGATGCCCCGCATGGTATAGCCCATGCGCAACCCGAAGCGGAAGGCGCGTTTGTGGTCCAGCCGGGCCTCATAGCTGTAGGCCATGGCGATGGTGGTGAAGTGCAGGCCAAGTGTGCCCGCCTTGTCGCGGAGCACATAGCCGCCCAGGCCGCTGTTCGCATCAGCGAAACGGTGGTCGTAGGCGAAGGCGTAGGTCTCGAAACCGGGCTGGATGCCGGGCCATTGCAGGCGGTAGTTCAGCGCGATGCGGTCCTGCTGCGTGTTGCCGGTGAGCGCCGGGTTGAGGTATTGCGGGGCGGCGTAGAACTGCGAGAACTGCGGGTCCTGTGCGGATACGGACCACATCATGGCAAGCGTGGCGAACAGGGCGATATGGCGCCTGGCGGTCCTCATCGCAGAAGGGTCAGATCCGTGGTACGCACCAGTTCCTTGCCGTCCGTGAAGCGGAACCAGGCACGGACCACATACACGTCCTGCGGACACAATTGGCCGCGGTACCAGCCATCCCAGCCGCGCTTCAACTCGTCACTCTCGAACACGAGTTCGCCCCACCGGTTGAAGATCCTCATCCGGAAATCGGCCACGTCCTTGGCGAAGGGGTAGAACACGTCGTTGCTCAGATCGTAGGGGTCATACGCACCGCCGCCGGATCCGTTCGGGTCGGGCGTGAACACGTTGGGTATGACCACCTCATGAACCGGGTCCACGGTGACCGCCAGGCTGGTGGCATCCACACAACCATGCACATCGCTCACCCAGAGCTCCACGGCGTGCATGGCGGCCCATCCGTAGGTATGTGCCGGGTGTTGGGCGTTGGAGGTGCCACCGTCGCCGAAGTCCCAGGCCCATTGGGCGATCTGCCCGGTGGACATATCCGTGAACTGGATGGTGGGCGAACCCATGTCCGTGTGCCAGGGATCCGCGGTGAAGGCCGCGGTGGGGGGCTGATGCGCCACCACGGCACCACTTGCCGACGCGGAAGCGGAGCAGCCCAGTGGCGATGTGGCCGTGAGCGTCACCGTCCAGGTACCCGCTCCGAAGGTGATGGTGGGGGTGGGGGTGAAGGCTTGGGTGCCGTTGCCGAAGTTCCAATGCAGGAGTGTGCCCGCAGGTGCACCCGCGGTCGGCATGGTCACGGTCATTGGTGCGCATCCTTCGGCGATGAGCATTGGCAGGGTGATCGGCGGTGGTGCGTCGATCGCGAGGGCGATCAGTCCATTCAATTGATGGCCGCAGACATTGCTCGCTGTCACGCCGATCTGCATGCTCTGGTCCACCACCAGCGCGTGCGGACCCGGTCCGCTCAGGTCACTGATGGACCATTGCAGCGCGTAGGGCGCAGGGTAGCCGATCACCATGGCACTGACAGTCGCCATGCCGCCCGGGCAGACCGTGGTGTCACCATGGGTGAGCAGCGTGGCGCTTGGGAGATCGAGCACAGCGATGGGCACTTGCAGGGAAGGACCCGAGCAACCGAGCGCGTCCATCACCGATACCGTGATCGTCTGTGAGGTGCTGAAACCAGCCTCGATCGGCGATCCAGTGCCGAGGCCTGCCCAAGTGATCACATGGCCACCGTTGCCTCCCGATGCCACCGCGTTGAGTTGCACCGCGGCACCCACACAGACCGTGTCCGGCACCTCGACCGCCAGGGTTATCGGCTCCGGCGCTTGCACCAGGATCTCCAATGTAGCGCTGCATCCATGGGCATCCACCGCCGTCACGGCCACGGTTCCCGAAGCCAACGCCGAGGCGAAGGCACCGGATTGGCCATCGCTCCAGGTGATGTTGCTAGCGCCGCTTCCACCGCTGGCGAACACTTCCGCCGATCCGTCCTGTCCGCCTGCGCAGGTCACAGGGGTCAGTTGCACCAAAGCGATGGTCAGTGCTTCCGGTTCGATGATCGTTGCGCTCATGGTGCTGTCACAGCCCAGCGCATCGGTCACCAGCACGGTGTATGTGCCAGCGTCGAGTCCCATGGCGATGGCCGTCGTTTGTGCCTGTGGATCGTCCCATTGGTAGACCATGCCCGGCTGGGCGGGAGTGAAAGTGATGGTGCCATCCACCGACCCATGGCAGGTGATGTCGTTGGCCAGCAAGGCGGCCTGGATGAAGCTGTTCGAGATGGCGATGTGGACGGTATCGTGGTGTGGCGGGCAGGATGTATCGCCGACCGCCGTGAGCACGAGATCCACTCCACCGGCGGCGATCTCTTCCGGGGAGGGCGTGTAGATCACGTTCATGCCCGTTCCCAAGAACGAACCGGACCCACCGCTCCAATAGCCATCCGTGGCGTTCACCACCTGGCCATCGAGTTGCACGGCGGTCATGCCGGGGCAGATCACCAGGTCGGGACCCGCATCGGCCAGGACTGGCGTTCCAAAATGCTCGATCGTCACATCAGCCGCGACCGGACCACAGCCGTTCGCATCGGACACCTGTACGCTATAGTCCCCGGCGGTGGCGATGAGGGTGCTGGCTTCACTGCCATTGCTCCATATGAACTGGTAGGGTGCGGTTCCGCCGGCCACCTGGACCGTGGCGCTGCCATCATCCACGCATCCGGCAGGCATGGTGCTGATCGCTTCGATCGTCAAGGGCGCTGGTGCTTCCAGATCCGCGCTCAGCGTCACCGTGCAGCCGATCTCGTCGGTCACCGTCACTTGCCAAACGCCGGCCCCAAGGCCGGTGGCCGTGCTGGCCTGTTGGCCTTGCGGATCGTTCCATTGGTAGGTGATGCCATTCGAAGCGAACACCGTGGCGGATCCGTCCAGCGCATCGTGGCAGGAGGGTGGGTTGGTGGTCACGGAAGCGTCGCCGAGCAGATGTGGCACATCGATCCAGAGGCTGTCACTGGCGGCCGGGCAGGCATCGTTGCCCGTGGTGGTCAGCACCAGCCAGGCGCCCCCTTGGGCGGCATCCTCCAGTGAAGGCGTGTAGCTCACCACCGGCCCACTGCCGGTGAAAGAGCCTTGCCCGCCGCTCCACTGGCCTCCCGTGGCGTTGACCACCGTGCCGTTCAACTGGATGGCGACGCCCGCGCAGGCCTGGTCGTTCTCGCCGGCCATGGCGGCATTGGGCAGTCCCTGGGTGCCGATCGTCGCGCTCATTGGTGGCAACGCACAGCCGGCCGCATCTTCGATCGTCACGCTGTAATCACCTGGGCCGCCTGTGATGGAGGCCTCGGACGATCCGTTGTTCCAAGTGAAGCTGTACGGTCCGCTGCCGCCGCTGACCACCGCTGTGATCACGCCATCGGCATTGCCCAGGCAGCTTTCATCGATCACTTCAAGCGTGGCGGTCATGCCACTCAGCACCGTCACGGCGTAGACATAGGTCTGGATGGCCGGAATGGGACAGGCACCGTCGTTGGCCGTGATGATGAAGGGGAACACGCCTGAAATGCCCGCCTGTCCCGGCCAGCAGACCATGGCGGTAATGGGGTTGGATCCGCTGTAGCTGAAGGTGGCTCCGGGCAGACTCAGCGTCACATTGCTGAAAGCCGTGAGCACATTGTTCGTGTTGGGGTCGGCGATCGTGGCCTCGAAGCAGAAGCCGTTCGCTGGGCACACTTCGATCGCGCGTGGACCGGTCAGCACCGCACCACCCATGAGTTCCTCCACCAGGCCTGTGGACGGATCGGGTGGCTGGTTGTCGCAGGGGTAGGCCACGAACTGCATGTCGCGCATGATGGAACCTGTCCACACCCCATTGACATACTGGTCCACCCGGACAACCACCACCCAGTTGCCGATCAAATTCAAGGTGAACTGTACCTGGCCGGTGACAGGGTCGATCGTGAGACCGGGGATGGGCTCCTGCCCGGTATAGGGGGGCACATAGGCCAGTGGTGCGCCCAACAGCCCCATGGCGTCGATGAGTGTGTAGCTGAGCGAGTCGCTTTCCACATCGTAGGCGCCGAAGCTGTAGCCCATGGGGTAGCCGAGGCAGACGAAGGGGATGGCTACGTTGGTGAAGCGCGGCGAATCGTTGCAGGGCGCCGCCAGCGTGTTGATCACGGCCTTGATGTAGGTGCGCTGCTGGCCGGGATTCACCAGGTTCACGATGGCCGCGTTGCGGTAGATGTTCGTGTAGCTGATCGTCCACGAGGCGCAGGGCGCCAGGGTGATCAGACCGGAATAGGTGTAGCGCTGGATGCCCGGCAGGGTGCCGCCGTTGCAGGTGCTGTTGGGCAGTTGGATGTCGCAGAGCTGTGATAGCTCCACGCCTTCCTCCATGTGCACGAGCAAGCTGGTGTTGCCGCAAGGGCTTTGCACCTGCAGGTTGTAGTAGGGGTCCACGTCGATGCCGAAGCAATCGCGGTAGATCACCATGGTGATCTTGTACTGGTTGGGCCCCGCGCAATCCCAGTAGATCTCGCCGCCCGACATGTGCGAGGCGCGTCCGATCAGGACGGACCCGGTGAAAAGGGCGATGAGTGCGGTACGGAGCATGGCGGAAGACTTGCTTCCCCTGGGTTTCGCGCCGCTGGTACGTGCTGAAGCGTGCAGGGTTGCGCGCGCCCCGTCAACGCAGGAGCGTCACATCGCCCATCAGGGCCCGCTCCGCGCCATCCACGAACCTCACCCACAATTGCCACACATAGACATCCTGGGCGCAGGGCTGGCCCCGGTACCAGCCGTCCCATCCGATCGCCAGTTCATGGCTCTCGAAGATCTGCTCACCCCAGCGGTTGAATATCCTGAAGCGGTAGTCCTGCACGAAGCGCACGAAGGGATAGAACACGTCGTTGCTCAGGTCCAGCGGGATCCATTGTCCACCGGCGCTCAACTGCGTATTGGGCGTGAAGACGTTGGGCACGGTGATGTCGTACACCGGCGTGATGGTCACCGGCCGCACCACACTGGCCACGCAGCCGTGGACGCTGGTCACCTGGTGTTCCACCATGAAGGTGCCGATGTCATCGTACGTGTGCGTGGGGTGCTGCTGAAGACTCGTGGCCCCATCGCCGAAGCTCCAGGCATAGCCGTTGACCTGTCCGGTGGCGAGGCTCGTGAAGTCGATCGTCGCGTGGTCGATGTCCGTGACCCAGGGATCGGCGGTGAATTGCGCCACAGGCGGTGGATGCACGATGATGAGGCCGGTTGTGGAGGCCCCTGCCGTGCAACCGGCGGGCGTGTAAACGGTGAGCGTCAGACCGAACGTACCGGCCGGATAGGTCACGGTGGGTGTGGCTTGTTGCGAAGTGCCGCCATTGCCCAGGTTCCAATGATAGGTGAGGGGCTGGTTCGGTACAAGGGAAGGAAGTGTCAGCGTGAATGGCGCGCATCCCTCGGCGATCACCGGCGGCATCTGGATCACCGGTGGTGTTTCAAGGAGCAGTTGCACGGTGCCGGCCAATTGCTGGCCGCAGCCATCCGTGACGATCACATGCAATAGGCTGTCACCGATCACCACCACACTGTGTGGGCCGGGTCCTGTGGAACCCAGTTGCGGCCAGCTCATGCTCCAATCGCCCGGGTAACCGGCAAGCGAGGCGGAAACGCTGGCCACGGCGCCGGGGCAGAAGGTGGCGCCACCAGCCGTGGTGAGTGTCGCGGATTGCAGGTCCAATACGGACACTGGGAAACTCAGTGTGGGACCCGCACACCCGGCGGCGTCCTGCACGGTCACGGTCACCGTCGTGTTGGACTGGAACAGATGCGTGATCGGGCTTCCGGTGCCGATACCGGCCCAGGTGATCACGTATCCGCCCGACCCTCCGCCGGCTTGCGCGGTGAGCGTCACCGGAACGTTCACACAAACGGTGTCGGGCACCTGGGCCGTGAGTGTCACAGGTGGCGGTGCTTGCAACGTGCCATCCAAGGTGATCGAACAGCCGTTCGCGTCGGTGATGGTCACACCGAAGGCACCACTCGGCATCCCCGTGGCCTGTGGCGTGCTTTGCCCTGCCGCAGTGCCCCACCAGGCGTAGGTGTAGGGCGCGGTACCGCCGGAAACATCGATGCCAGCGGATCCGTTGGCGTCGCCGGAGCAGACAGGTGCCTCAAGCGCATTGAATGAGGCGTTCAGTGGCGCAGGTTCCGTGATCGTGATGGTGAGGCTGGTATCACACCCCAAGGCATCGGTGACGAACACGGTGTATGCACCAGGTCCAAGGCCATTCGCCGTAGCGGTGGTCTGTCCTGCGGGATCGTTCCACAGGTAGCTGAGTTCCGGATCGGCGGGCGCAAAGGAGGCGGTACCATCAGCTGCGCCCTGGCAACTCACGTTCGTGGCTTCGATGGTGGCGCCGAAGAAGGGAACCCCGAAAAGGATGGTCAACACATCCGATCCTCCCGGGCAGGGGCCGTTGCCCGTGGTGGTGAGCGTCAATTGCACGAAGCCAGCAGCGATCTCCGCAGGGGTCGGCTGGTAGGTCGCACCAAGCGTTTCGGGAGATGGAAGAAATACGCCCTGTCCACCACTCCAAATACCTGTGGTCACCCCTGTGACGCTCCCGTTCAGTGGCACGCTGGTGGATTGTCCGCACACCAAAATGTCATCTCCAGCAGAGGCCGTGATGGGGTTGGCGAAGCCGTTCACCACCACTTGGGCCGTGGCTGGCGGGCAGTTGGACGCATCGTTGAGCGTCACCGTGTAGGTGCCTGGCCCCACGAATATGCTGGAGCTTGTTTCGCCCGTGCTCCACAGATAGCTGTAAGGAGGTGTTCCGCCATCTCCGACCACGGTGATGTCGATGCCTGGCGCGCCAAAGCATACCACCGGGTCTTCCGGCACGATCACCGCGGTGAGGGTTGGATTGAAATACACCCGCACGGTATCGCAATAGCTGTTGCTGCTGCAAGGGGCAATGGCGTTGCCACAGACCTGGTAGTCCACATAGGCGGGCGCGCCCGCCTGGCCGGTCACCTGCGTGTTGGCGCATGTCGGACAAGCGAGGTAACCGTTGTAGGCACCAGGCGGTCCGGGTTCGATGGAGGTCCATTGGATGGTGCCCGGGGCGAAACCGCTGCTGGTGAGCGTTCCGGTGCAACCGTCATTGAGGACAAGGCCCGGTCCCGCGGATGGTGCGGGCACCGAGGTGATGCAGTACTGATTGGAATTGTTGCCGGGCTTGCAGAAGGTGAGCACATGGGGACCAGGGCCATCGAGGCAGATGGGCTGGCCGACCTGGATCGGCGGGCCACAGCCGATCTGGTAGAACAAGGCACCGGGTGGTACCGCTCCCGCGCAGATGTCGAAGTGGATACCCTGCGCATCAGGGTGCAGGGTGATGATGAACTCCAGGCATTGATCGGGTGCGGTCACGCCGCAGCATTGCCCATTGCGCTGGATGGAAGGACTCAGGAAGGTGGCATTCGGCGCACTGCTCAGGTCCACCACAAGGCTGGGCACGGTGGGTCCACATTGGCCCTGTGCGGAAGCCTCGAGCAAGCAGACCATGCCCATGGCAAGGAGTGTCAATAGCTGGATCCGGAACATGGTCTCCATGCGCGGTACTACGGTCAGGTGTTCCAAAAGATGCCCTAAATGGATGGGAGGTGGCCCATCGTCGACGGATGCTTGAATAAGTCCGCCCAATGGTCGGCTTACCGGCCATCGCGTTCCCATCCATGACCGTTGTCAAGGACCAGCCGCATTCCCCGTTGAACTTTGTGGTCATGTGGTGGAAGGTCCTCGCCATCTGGTTGCTGTGCATGGTCGGCGCCATCGCCAACGGCAGCCTGCGTCAGTTCGTCCTCAACCCCGCGATCGGCGCAGCCTGGGGCCATGTCCTCAGTACGTTTCTGTTGGCGATCATCATCCTCGGCATCACCTGGGCCACCATCCGGTGGATGGGGCCGGCCGATGCGCGGCAGGCATGGGCCATGGGCACCGCCTGGCTGCTCATGACGCTGGTCTTCGAGTTCGGCATGGGCCGTTTCATCAGCCACCTGAGCTGGACCGAAATGTTCGCGGACTACAACCTGCTGAAGGGCCGGGTGTGGGTCTTCATCCCCATCATCACGTTCATGGCCCCCTGGTGGATGGCGCGGATGCGCGGTTTGTTCCATTGACCGCCATGCGCGCGCTCACCGCGATCAAGCTGCTGCACACCGCCGTGTGGGTCTTCTTCAATGGGGTGATGCTCTACCTGCTCTATGCCGTCATCACCGATCGCATCGACCACTGGGTGTGGATCGGCCTTGGGTTATTCGGGCTGGAATGCCTGGTGCTGCTGGTGTACCGGATGAGCTGTCCGCTCACCCTCGTCGCCCGCCGCTACTCGGACTCCGATAAACCCAACTTCGACATCTACCTGCCCGAATGGCTGGCGCGGCACAACCAGCTCATCTACGGCAGCCTGCTGGGGCTGGTGGCCGCAGGGGTGATCTGGCGGGTGGTGGGGTGAGGCACCTGAGGGGTCTTCGCTTTGAACCGACGGCGGATCCGTCCCGCTACCTTCGTGGCCCCATTGTCAACAAGGATGTTCGAGAACCTCAACGACAAGCTCGAAAGAGCCTTCAAGGTCCTGAAGGGCCAGGGCAAGGTCACGGAGATCAACGTGGCCGAGACCATGAAGGAGATCCGGCGCGCGCTGCTGGACGCCGACGTGAATTACAAGACCGCCAAGGATTTCACCGACCGGCTGAAGGAGAAGGCCCTGGGCGCGAACGTGATCAACGCCATCAGCCCAGGGCAGCTGCTCACCAAGCTGGCCCAGGACGAACTGGCCGAGTTGATGGGAGGCCGCAATGCGGGCATCAACCTGGGTGGCAACCCCACGGTGATCCTCATGAGCGGCCTGCAAGGCTCGGGCAAGACCACCTTCAGCGGCAAGCTGGCCGGGTACCTGCGCAAGAAGGGCAAGAAGCCCCTGCTGGTGGCCTGCGACGTGTACCGCCCCGCCGCCATCGATCAGCTGGAGACGCTGGGCAAGCAGCTGGACATCGCCGTGTTCAGCGACCGCGAGAGCAAGGACCCGGTGGCCATCGCGCAGAAGGCCATCGCCCACGCCAGGCTGCACGGCTACACGGCCGTGATCGTGGACACCGCCGGCCGCCTGGCGGTGGACGAGGCGATGATGGACGAGATCACCCGCGTGAAGAAGGCCATCCAGCCTCAGGAGACGCTCTTCGTGGTGGACAGCATGACCGGCCAGGACGCCGTGAACACCGCCAAGGCCTTCAACGAACGGCTGGACATCGACGGCGTGGTGCTTACGAAACTGGACGGCGACACGCGCGGCGGTGCGGCGCTGAGCATCCGCAGCGTGGTGGACAAGCCGATCAAGTTCATCGGCACGGGCGAGAAGATGGAGGCGCTGGACGAGTTCCACCCGGACCGCATGGCCGGCCGCATCCTGGGCATGGGCGATGTGGTGAGCCTGGTGGAACGCGCCCAGGAGCAGTTCGATGAGAAACAGGCCCGCGAGCTGAACCGGAAGCTGCAGAAAGACCAGTTCGGTTTCGACGACTTCCTGGAGCAGATCGGGCAGATCAAGAAGATGGGCAACATGAAGGACCTCATGGGCATGATCCCCGGCGTGGGCAAGGCCATGAAGGACCTGGACATCCCGGACGACGCCTTCCGCCACATCGAAGCGATGATCGGCAGCATGACACCCGATGAGCGCCGCGAACCGAGCATCATCAATGGCAGCCGCCGGCAGCGCATCGCCCGGGGCAGCGGCCGCGACATCAGCGAGGTGAACAAGCTGATGAAGCAGTTCGAGGAGACCCGCAAGATGATGAAGATGATGGGCGACAAGACGAAGATGAAGGCGATGATGCAGCGGATGCAGCAGGCGCAGGGGATGAGGCGGTAGATGCCGGCCTCAGCATTCGTCTATCTTCGTCGGCATGCCGGAAGTGACCACTTACCAATTGCTGGATGGCCGTGCGGCGTCAAAAGCCATACGCGCGGAGATCGCCTCGAAAGCGGCTGAAGTGAAGGCCCGGCGCGGCCATGCTCCCCATCTGGCCGCTGTGCTGGTGGGTGATGATGGTGCCAGCCGCACCTACGTGGAAAGCAAAGTGAAAGCCTGCGAGAGCGTGGGCTTCCGCAGCACATTGCTCCGCAAGCCTGCCGACATCACCGAAGCAGGCCTGCTGAAGCTCGTGGACGAGTTGAACAGCGATCCCGAGCTCGATGGCTTCATCGTACAACTGCCGCTGCCCAAGCACATCGATGCCGACCGCATCACGCTGGCCATTGATCCGCGCAAGGATGTGGATGGCTTCCACCCGGTGAACGTGGGCAACATGGTGCTGGGGCTGCCCGGTTTCCTGCCAGCCACGCCGGCCGGCATCGTGGAATTGTTGAAGCACTACCAAGTGCCCACCAGCGGCAAGCATTGTGTGGTCATCGGCCGCAGCAACATCGTGGGCACGCCCATGAGCATCCTCATGAGCCGCAACAGCGAACCCGGTAACTGCACGGTGACACTCGCGCACAGCCGCACCAAGGACCTGGCGGCCATCACCCGCCAGGCCGACATCCTGATCGTGGCACTGGGCAAGCCGGAGTTCGTATCGGCCGATATGGTGAAGGAAGGCGCCGTGGTGGTGGACGTTGGCATCCATCGTGTGGACGCCCCCGCGCGCAAGAGCGGCTTCCGCTTGCTGGGCGATGTGAAGTTCGATGAGGTGGCACCCAAATGCAGCGCCATCAGCCCGGTACCTGGTGGGGTGGGGCCCATGACGATCACCAGTTTGCTGCTGAACACGCTGAAGGCAGCATCGTTGTCATGAAGCGCCCCTGCTGACGTTCTTGTCGATCACATCAGGGTGTCGGTCTAATTGGCCTTGCCTGCCCTTAAATGGCGGGGATACCTTGGCAGCATGAACACCCGGATCACCCTGCTGATCCCATGTCTCGCGACCGGCCTGGTGCTTTCAGGCCAATGTCTGGTGGATATCCCACAGGACACGGTGACGGTCTTCCACGGTTACGAACCTCTGGCATGTGCAACGGTGGAAGCCTTGGTGGAGGAGGCTGTTGAACCCTACACCATGGAATGGAGTTCCGGCGTGAGCGGCACACAGATCACTGTTTGCGACACCATTCCGGGCTGGTACTTCGTCAACCTGCAGGATGCGGAAGGTTGTTCATACATCGATTCCGTGTTCGTGAACGTGGCGGATGTGCGCTGCGGTGCCAACAACCACAAGGTGCTGGTGTGCCACCTGCCCCCGGGCAATCCGGCCAATATGAAGCAGATCTGCATTGGAGCACCAGCGGTGGCGGCTCACCTGGCCCACGGTTGCCTGCTTGGTCCCTGTGCTGTGGTTACTGATAGTGTCCAGACCGATGGGCTGCAACTGACCATCGCACCCAACCCCATGAGCAAGGTCGCCTCCGTCAACTTCTCCAGCACGACCGATGAGCGGGTGAGTCTTTCCGTGATCGATGCCAGTGGCCGGATGCTCAGCGTGCTGTACGAAGGCGATCTGGCCGCGGGTGATCCGCGTACGCTATACCTGGACGAAGCGGAGCTGCCGGCGAGCACACACTTGGTCTGGCTTAGGCTGCAAGGCTTATCGGGCGTGATGGTCCATCGCGCGCTGGTCATCGGCCGCTGATCCGGCTCAGTCCTCTTTGAAGGTCTCGATCGTCGCGCGGCGTTCCACCAGATCGGTGAACCTGCCGTTGTACCGAGTGGCCCGCACAATGTGGTTGTCGATCCAGTGGTAGTTGCCGCCGCGCGGCTTGCCGAACAGGCACGCGTGGTACTTGAAGCCATGCTTGCTCAACCAAGCTTCGGTAACCGCGCGATGCTCCTCCAGGCGGCTGGTGAAGAAGGTAATGATGTGCCCTTCGTCGTACCACTTGTTGCAGATCTCCAGCGCGCCCTCGTATATCGCCGCCGTGGCCATGCGCTCGGGCTCCTCGTTGGGGATGTCCTCGCAGATGGTGCCGTCGATGTCGATCAGGAAGTTCTTCTTCCCCTCGGGCAGTTTGGGGCTGATGCGTTTGCCGTTGTCGAAGGCGTCGTGGAGGTGGTCGCTCATGGAACGAAGGTCGTTACAACTTGCCCGCCGTGATCTCCTCCACCACCGCCGGATCCAACAGGGTGCTCGTATCCCCCAAACTCCCCAACTCGTTCTCCGCCACCTTCCTCAGGATGCGCCGCATGATCTTCCCGCTGCGCGTTTTGGGCAGGCCGCTGACGAACTGGATCTTGTCCGGCTTGGCGATGCGTCCGATGCCGGCCACCACGGCTTCCAGGATCTCGCCGCGCATGTTCTCCATGGCCTGTGCATCGTCGGCGGGGATCGGCGTTTCGCAGACCACATAGGCGTAGATGCCCTGGCCCTTGATATCGTGCGGGTAGCCCACAACGGCGCTTTCCACCACGCCCTTGGCCTGGTTGATGGCGTTCTCGATCTCGGCCGTGCCGAAGCGGTGGCCGCTCACGTTGATCACATCGTCCACCCGGCCGATGATGCGGTAGCGGCCGTCGGCATCGCGTTTGGCGCCGTCGCCGGTGAAGTAGTAGCCCTTGTAGCTGCTGAAGTAGGTCTGGCGGCAGCGCTCGTGATCGCCCCAGGTGGTGCGCAGGATGCTGGGCCACGGGAACTTCATGCACAGCAGGCCCTCCACTTCGTTCTCGGTGATCTCCTTCCCATCGGGCGTCAGCAGCACGGGTTGCACACCGGGCAGGGGCCACGCGGCGTGCGCGGGTTTCTCGTCGTTCACACCGGCCATGGTGCTGATGAGGATGCCGCCGGTCTCGGTCTGCCACCAGGTGTCCACCACGGGGCATTGGCCCTTGCCGATGTGCTGCTTGTACCAGTGCCAGGCCTCTTCATTGATCGGTTCGCCCACCGTGCCGATCACCTTCAAGCTGTCAAGCGAGTAGGCGAGGACGTGGTCCAGCCCTTGGGCCATCAGGCTGCGGATAGCCGTCGGGGCCGTATAGAAGATGTTCACGCCGTGCTTGTCGATCACCTGCCAGAAGCGGCCCGCATCGGGGAAGGTGGGCACGCCCTCGAACACCAGCGTGGTGGCGCCGTTCAGCAGCGGCCCGTAGATGATGTAGCTGTGGCCGGTGATCCAGCCCACGTCGGCCGTACACCAGTAGATGTCGCTCTCCTCGTACTGGAACACGTTGCGGAAGCTGTAGTCGGTGTACACCATGTAGCCACCGCAGGTATGCACAACGCCCTTGGGCTTGCCGGTGCTGCCGCTGGTGTA is a window from the Flavobacteriales bacterium genome containing:
- a CDS encoding type IX secretion system membrane protein PorP/SprF, which codes for MRTARRHIALFATLAMMWSVSAQDPQFSQFYAAPQYLNPALTGNTQQDRIALNYRLQWPGIQPGFETYAFAYDHRFADANSGLGGYVLRDKAGTLGLHFTTIAMAYSYEARLDHKRAFRFGLRMGYTMRGIDPSGYLFADQIIRDGAPRTIETGLVEQISYLDLAAGGLYFSERYWVGISLTHLNRPNQSLFLERDARLPMRVSLHGGYLFALDGMRFDRSKTRMTLATHYKAQGKWDQLDLGGYIERHRMIGGLWYRGLPILKSYAPGYPNSEAVILLVGFETEQQLRITYSYDITISRLTMASGGAHEISLSYEWPRHTKNRRVRIVPCPKF
- a CDS encoding gliding motility-associated C-terminal domain-containing protein is translated as MLRTALIALFTGSVLIGRASHMSGGEIYWDCAGPNQYKITMVIYRDCFGIDVDPYYNLQVQSPCGNTSLLVHMEEGVELSQLCDIQLPNSTCNGGTLPGIQRYTYSGLITLAPCASWTISYTNIYRNAAIVNLVNPGQQRTYIKAVINTLAAPCNDSPRFTNVAIPFVCLGYPMGYSFGAYDVESDSLSYTLIDAMGLLGAPLAYVPPYTGQEPIPGLTIDPVTGQVQFTLNLIGNWVVVVRVDQYVNGVWTGSIMRDMQFVAYPCDNQPPDPSTGLVEELMGGAVLTGPRAIEVCPANGFCFEATIADPNTNNVLTAFSNVTLSLPGATFSYSGSNPITAMVCWPGQAGISGVFPFIITANDGACPIPAIQTYVYAVTVLSGMTATLEVIDESCLGNADGVITAVVSGGSGPYSFTWNNGSSEASITGGPGDYSVTIEDAAGCALPPMSATIGTQGLPNAAMAGENDQACAGVAIQLNGTVVNATGGQWSGGQGSFTGSGPVVSYTPSLEDAAQGGAWLVLTTTGNDACPAASDSLWIDVPHLLGDASVTTNPPSCHDALDGSATVFASNGITYQWNDPQGQQASTATGLGAGVWQVTVTDEIGCTVTLSADLEAPAPLTIEAISTMPAGCVDDGSATVQVAGGTAPYQFIWSNGSEASTLIATAGDYSVQVSDANGCGPVAADVTIEHFGTPVLADAGPDLVICPGMTAVQLDGQVVNATDGYWSGGSGSFLGTGMNVIYTPSPEEIAAGGVDLVLTAVGDTSCPPHHDTVHIAISNSFIQAALLANDITCHGSVDGTITFTPAQPGMVYQWDDPQAQTTAIAMGLDAGTYTVLVTDALGCDSTMSATIIEPEALTIALVQLTPVTCAGGQDGSAEVFASGGSGASNITWSDGQSGAFASALASGTVAVTAVDAHGCSATLEILVQAPEPITLAVEVPDTVCVGAAVQLNAVASGGNGGHVITWAGLGTGSPIEAGFSTSQTITVSVMDALGCSGPSLQVPIAVLDLPSATLLTHGDTTVCPGGMATVSAMVIGYPAPYALQWSISDLSGPGPHALVVDQSMQIGVTASNVCGHQLNGLIALAIDAPPPITLPMLIAEGCAPMTVTMPTAGAPAGTLLHWNFGNGTQAFTPTPTITFGAGTWTVTLTATSPLGCSASASASGAVVAHQPPTAAFTADPWHTDMGSPTIQFTDMSTGQIAQWAWDFGDGGTSNAQHPAHTYGWAAMHAVELWVSDVHGCVDATSLAVTVDPVHEVVIPNVFTPDPNGSGGGAYDPYDLSNDVFYPFAKDVADFRMRIFNRWGELVFESDELKRGWDGWYRGQLCPQDVYVVRAWFRFTDGKELVRTTDLTLLR